One Leisingera sp. M658 genomic window carries:
- a CDS encoding CaiB/BaiF CoA-transferase family protein: MPAPLENVTVLDFTHVLAGPYCSMILSDLGADIIKVERPGTGDDTRTFPPFKEGESAYFATINHGKKSIALDLKAPEDRVVFERLLAQADVLLENYRPGVMQRLGYGWEDLHARYPRLIYGAVSGFGHSGPDALKPAYDMVVQARGGVMSITGEKDRDPVRVGASIGDIVAGMFLGHGVLAALLDVQKTGLGRFIDVAMLDSQLALLEHAIAITSVTGQAPQPSGARHPSITPFETFHASDGLFVIAAGNDTLFARLCDALDLPLAEDPRFATNPARCENARLLKRLIEAVTLGDTKDHWIGVLTRAGIPTGPIQTVDQVLKDPQILARNMVVEVLGKNGRSAKLSAGNPIKMSGMPDPETRAPAPQLDGDRAEILAWLKEVEAQAAL; this comes from the coding sequence ATGCCCGCCCCATTGGAAAACGTCACTGTTCTGGACTTCACCCATGTTCTGGCCGGTCCTTACTGTTCAATGATCCTGTCGGATCTTGGCGCCGATATCATTAAGGTGGAACGTCCCGGAACAGGCGACGACACCCGCACTTTCCCGCCGTTCAAGGAGGGCGAAAGCGCTTACTTCGCCACCATCAACCACGGCAAGAAAAGCATCGCACTGGATCTGAAGGCGCCCGAGGACCGCGTGGTTTTTGAGCGGCTGCTGGCGCAGGCCGACGTGCTTCTGGAGAACTACCGTCCCGGCGTGATGCAGCGGCTGGGCTACGGCTGGGAGGATCTGCACGCCAGATACCCGCGGCTGATCTATGGTGCCGTGTCGGGTTTTGGCCACTCCGGCCCCGATGCCCTGAAGCCTGCCTATGACATGGTGGTGCAGGCCCGCGGCGGGGTGATGTCAATCACCGGCGAAAAGGACCGCGATCCGGTGCGCGTCGGTGCCTCGATCGGCGATATCGTGGCGGGCATGTTTCTGGGGCACGGTGTCCTGGCGGCCCTTTTGGACGTGCAGAAAACCGGTCTGGGCCGGTTCATCGATGTTGCCATGCTGGACAGTCAATTGGCGCTGCTGGAGCACGCCATCGCCATCACATCGGTTACCGGACAAGCCCCGCAGCCCTCTGGCGCCCGGCACCCGTCGATCACTCCGTTCGAAACTTTTCACGCATCAGACGGGCTGTTTGTTATTGCTGCCGGCAATGACACGCTATTTGCCCGGCTCTGTGACGCGTTGGATTTACCGCTTGCCGAAGACCCGCGTTTTGCCACCAATCCGGCCCGGTGCGAAAATGCACGCCTTCTGAAACGCTTGATCGAGGCGGTGACACTAGGGGACACCAAAGACCACTGGATCGGGGTTCTGACCAGGGCCGGCATTCCCACAGGGCCGATCCAGACAGTGGATCAGGTCCTGAAGGACCCGCAGATCCTGGCCCGCAATATGGTCGTCGAGGTTCTAGGCAAAAACGGTCGATCCGCAAAATTGTCAGCAGGCAATCCGATCAAGATGAGCGGCATGCCGGACCCTGAAACCCGCGCCCCTGCCCCGCAGCTGGATGGCGACCGCGCAGAGATTCTGGCGTGGCTGAAAGAGGTTGAGGCACAAGCCGCCCTCTGA
- a CDS encoding ASKHA domain-containing protein, with protein sequence MTDEPLVVFTPSGKRGRFPAGTPILTAARQLGVDLDSVCGGRGICSKCQITPSYGEFSKHGVTAEEGALSEWNKVEQRYKDKRGLIDGRRLGCQATVQGDIVIDVPPESQVHRQVVRKRAEARDITMNPSTRLFYVEVEEPDMHKPTGDMERLIEALDAQWDLKGVKTDLHILHALQPALRKGGWKVTVAVHLGDASHPPKIMHIWPGFYEGTVYGLAVDLGSTTIAAHLCDLKTGEVVASSGIMNPQIRFGEDLMSRVSYSMMNKGGDQEMTRAVREGMNALFTQIASEAEIDKALIVDAVFVCNPVMHHLFLGIDPFELGQAPFALATSNSLALRAMELDLNIHPAARVYLLPCIAGHVGADAAAVALSEAPDKSEDLVLVVDVGTNAEILLGNKEKVLACSSPTGPAFEGAQISSGQRAAPGAIERVEINPETKEPRFRVIGSEIWSDEDGFAEAIATTGITGICGSGIIEAIAEMRMAGVLDPSGLIGSAEQTGTARCIQDGRTNAYMLWDSSAEGGPTITVTNPDIRAIQMAKAALYSGARLLMDKFGVENVDRVVLAGAFGAHISAKHAMVLGMIPDCVLDKVTSAGNAAGTGARIALLNTEARGEIEETVRNIEKIETAVEPRFQEHFVNASAIPNSAEPFPILGTVVTLPQVNFNTGGGDGEGAGGGRRRRRRG encoded by the coding sequence ATGACTGACGAACCCCTCGTTGTGTTTACCCCATCCGGCAAACGCGGGCGTTTCCCCGCGGGCACGCCGATCCTTACCGCCGCCCGGCAGCTTGGGGTCGACCTCGACTCGGTCTGCGGCGGCCGCGGGATCTGCTCGAAATGCCAGATCACCCCGTCCTACGGCGAGTTTTCCAAGCATGGTGTGACCGCCGAGGAAGGCGCGCTGAGCGAATGGAACAAGGTTGAACAGCGCTACAAGGACAAGCGCGGCCTGATCGACGGCCGCCGTCTGGGCTGTCAGGCCACCGTGCAGGGCGACATCGTGATCGACGTGCCGCCGGAAAGCCAGGTCCACCGCCAGGTGGTGCGCAAACGCGCCGAAGCCCGCGACATCACCATGAACCCCTCCACCCGCCTGTTCTATGTCGAGGTTGAAGAGCCCGACATGCACAAGCCAACAGGCGACATGGAACGGCTGATCGAGGCGCTGGATGCCCAATGGGACCTCAAGGGCGTCAAGACCGATCTGCATATCCTGCATGCGCTGCAGCCTGCCCTGCGCAAGGGTGGCTGGAAGGTGACAGTGGCCGTGCATCTGGGCGACGCAAGCCACCCGCCGAAAATCATGCATATCTGGCCAGGCTTCTACGAAGGCACTGTGTACGGCCTGGCGGTCGATCTCGGCTCCACCACCATTGCCGCGCATCTGTGCGACCTGAAAACCGGCGAGGTTGTCGCCTCCTCCGGCATCATGAATCCGCAGATCCGCTTTGGCGAAGACCTGATGAGCCGGGTCTCCTATTCGATGATGAACAAAGGCGGTGATCAGGAAATGACCCGCGCGGTGCGCGAAGGCATGAACGCGCTGTTCACTCAGATCGCGTCTGAGGCGGAGATTGACAAAGCACTGATTGTGGACGCGGTCTTTGTCTGCAACCCGGTGATGCACCACCTGTTCTTAGGGATAGACCCGTTTGAGCTGGGTCAGGCGCCGTTTGCGCTGGCAACCTCCAACTCCTTGGCCTTGCGCGCGATGGAACTGGATCTGAATATCCACCCCGCCGCCCGCGTCTATCTGCTGCCCTGCATTGCCGGCCACGTCGGTGCTGACGCCGCCGCGGTAGCGCTGTCCGAGGCACCTGACAAATCCGAAGATCTGGTGCTGGTCGTCGATGTCGGCACCAACGCCGAAATCCTGCTGGGTAACAAGGAAAAGGTCCTGGCCTGCTCCTCCCCCACCGGCCCCGCGTTCGAGGGCGCACAGATCTCCAGCGGCCAGCGCGCTGCTCCCGGTGCCATCGAACGCGTCGAGATCAACCCGGAAACCAAGGAACCGCGGTTCCGGGTGATCGGCTCGGAAATCTGGTCGGATGAGGACGGCTTTGCCGAGGCCATTGCCACTACCGGCATCACCGGCATCTGCGGCTCCGGCATTATCGAGGCGATAGCCGAAATGCGCATGGCCGGGGTGCTGGATCCCTCCGGCCTGATTGGCTCGGCAGAACAGACCGGCACGGCCCGCTGCATTCAGGACGGGCGCACCAACGCGTATATGCTTTGGGACAGCTCTGCCGAGGGCGGCCCGACCATTACGGTCACCAACCCGGACATCCGCGCGATCCAGATGGCCAAAGCGGCGCTTTATTCCGGTGCGCGCCTGCTGATGGACAAATTCGGCGTCGAAAATGTTGACCGGGTGGTTCTGGCCGGTGCTTTTGGCGCGCATATCTCAGCCAAACACGCGATGGTGCTGGGCATGATCCCCGACTGTGTGCTGGACAAGGTGACCTCGGCTGGCAACGCCGCCGGTACCGGTGCCCGCATTGCGCTGTTGAACACAGAAGCGCGCGGCGAGATCGAGGAAACCGTTCGCAATATCGAGAAAATCGAAACCGCCGTGGAGCCGCGCTTCCAGGAGCATTTCGTGAACGCATCAGCCATTCCAAACTCGGCCGAACCGTTCCCGATCCTTGGCACCGTGGTGACCCTGCCGCAGGTGAACTTCAACACCGGCGGCGGTGATGGAGAAGGCGCTGGCGGAGGCCGCCGCCGCCGCCGCCGCGGCTGA
- a CDS encoding Calx-beta domain-containing protein, which translates to MATISITSADAIESIGSGFGGLVTFTVTLSEVPADTVTVQYRTIGGSADESIDFPKTSGTITFAPGEDTQTVEFRVRHDTLNETDEAFVLELFNPAGASFAGRSAVLRQSAFVLDDDGAGLDRAVFVSSPVVVEGNGGTQKADFTIRLSEPAASSLTLDYRTKNGSAIAGEDYLAKSGSVTFQAGQMEKTVRIDLTGDTALEPSEFFHLIVGPDASLGGTASGLSGTATILDNDGGSGLPVLSLTSANAVESIGSGFGGTVVFTLMLSRPAEDAVEVNYRSMAGAADEDIDYPGFDGTVTFAPGETLKTIEVRVHHDSLIETDEDFGIQLFDPTGAAFAGGAKVLHASAFILDDDGTNLDRALTVSSPIVVENNSGTRSVLFEVQLSDPAATQLVFDYATRDGSATAGEDYTAASGKLRFAPGQTKTVVEVELTGDKAVEPSEFFHLSVSPGNGLGTSANGLTGTATILDNDGGRGQPVISLAAADAVESIGAGFGGIVEFTVTLSKAAADTVTVNYRSRAGSADEAIDYPGFNGTLDFAPGETSKTVEVRVRHDSISETDESFGIELFDPGGGVFTGNSKVLRADAFILDDDGVNLDRALMVSSPVIAEGNGGARTALLEVQISEPSVNRLVYEYKTRDGSAAAGDDYVAQSGKLRFAPGQTKAVVEVELTGDRTIEPSEFFSLVVEPAGSLGSTVKGLVGTAVILDDDGGGKRPVLSVSATDAVESIGAGFGGTVVFTLTLSKPSSQAVTVDYNSAAGSATEGVDYPAFADTLIFAPGETSKTVGVRVRHDSEIESDESFGIELSGLEDAVFAGGSRVLHSDAFILDDDGVNLDRSIQVTATEAEEPSQGGRFAVFEVTLSDPFSSTEKIRYTTKDNKAKAGQDYVETKGALTFAPGQTKAAVNVELLPDYLAEGAEAFSLVLKQGSFPAGLNVTSSITAAKARILDDDIRGTGRKDEIDGTGGPEGIFGRGGSDKLNGRGGADWLDGGTGNDTLTGGSGGDTLLGKSGNDRLHGGKGGDSLTGGKGADHLTGGKGADVFVFYSGDSGTGPNKRDTVTDFSRKQGDKADLSEIDGDRDAPGVQDLMWIGRDAEFSGAGEVSFDTARSLLEINLDGDPAAEMRIDFDGLDVFGARDLIF; encoded by the coding sequence ATGGCGACGATCAGCATCACGTCCGCAGACGCAATTGAAAGCATAGGATCCGGGTTCGGCGGCTTGGTAACCTTCACGGTCACGCTGTCCGAGGTTCCGGCCGACACGGTCACTGTCCAATACCGCACCATCGGAGGCAGTGCGGATGAAAGCATCGACTTCCCGAAAACATCCGGCACCATCACCTTTGCTCCGGGCGAAGATACCCAGACGGTCGAATTCCGTGTCAGGCATGATACCCTCAACGAGACTGACGAGGCCTTTGTTCTGGAGCTTTTCAACCCGGCCGGCGCATCCTTTGCGGGGCGGTCAGCCGTGCTGCGGCAAAGCGCTTTTGTACTGGACGATGACGGCGCGGGTCTGGACCGGGCGGTCTTTGTTTCCTCACCGGTTGTGGTGGAGGGAAATGGCGGCACCCAGAAAGCGGATTTCACCATCCGCCTGTCCGAACCGGCCGCCAGCAGCCTCACGCTGGACTACCGAACCAAGAACGGCAGTGCGATCGCAGGCGAGGATTACCTTGCCAAATCCGGCAGTGTCACCTTCCAGGCCGGGCAGATGGAAAAGACGGTCCGGATCGACCTGACTGGAGACACTGCCTTGGAACCGTCAGAGTTTTTTCATCTGATCGTTGGCCCGGATGCCAGCCTTGGCGGAACTGCATCGGGTCTTTCGGGCACGGCCACGATCCTGGACAACGACGGCGGCAGCGGTTTACCGGTCTTGTCGCTGACCTCAGCCAATGCAGTGGAAAGCATCGGTTCGGGGTTTGGCGGCACGGTTGTTTTCACGCTGATGCTGTCGCGGCCCGCCGAAGATGCGGTCGAGGTGAACTACAGGTCAATGGCGGGCGCTGCTGACGAGGATATCGACTACCCTGGGTTTGACGGCACTGTGACCTTTGCCCCCGGAGAGACGCTGAAAACCATCGAGGTCCGGGTTCACCATGACAGTCTCATAGAAACCGATGAGGATTTCGGCATCCAGCTGTTTGATCCAACCGGAGCCGCATTTGCGGGCGGCGCCAAGGTGCTGCACGCCTCGGCCTTCATTCTGGATGATGACGGCACCAATCTGGACCGGGCGCTGACTGTGTCCTCGCCCATAGTTGTAGAGAACAACAGCGGTACACGTTCGGTACTGTTCGAGGTGCAATTGTCGGATCCTGCGGCAACGCAGCTGGTGTTTGACTACGCAACCCGCGATGGCAGCGCGACTGCAGGGGAAGACTATACGGCTGCGTCGGGCAAATTGCGGTTTGCCCCTGGCCAGACCAAAACGGTAGTTGAAGTTGAGCTGACCGGCGATAAGGCAGTGGAACCAAGCGAGTTCTTTCATCTGTCGGTGTCCCCGGGCAACGGGCTCGGCACGTCGGCCAATGGGCTGACCGGCACCGCAACGATCCTGGACAATGATGGCGGCCGCGGCCAGCCGGTCATTTCGCTGGCCGCGGCCGACGCGGTGGAAAGCATCGGAGCCGGCTTTGGCGGAATCGTGGAGTTTACCGTGACCCTGTCCAAAGCCGCCGCTGACACGGTGACCGTCAACTACCGTTCGCGGGCGGGTTCCGCCGACGAGGCTATTGATTATCCGGGCTTTAATGGCACCTTGGATTTTGCGCCTGGCGAGACGTCCAAAACGGTTGAGGTCCGGGTCCGGCATGACAGCATTTCCGAGACCGATGAAAGTTTTGGCATCGAACTGTTTGATCCCGGCGGCGGTGTTTTCACCGGCAACTCCAAGGTGCTGCGCGCGGACGCCTTTATCCTGGATGACGATGGCGTCAATCTCGACCGGGCACTGATGGTCTCCTCTCCTGTCATTGCCGAGGGCAACGGCGGCGCCCGCACAGCCCTGCTCGAGGTGCAAATCTCGGAACCGTCCGTCAACAGGCTGGTCTATGAGTACAAAACCCGCGACGGCAGTGCTGCCGCAGGTGACGATTACGTGGCGCAAAGCGGCAAGCTGCGATTTGCGCCCGGCCAGACCAAAGCGGTCGTCGAGGTGGAACTGACCGGTGACAGGACAATCGAGCCGTCTGAGTTCTTCAGCCTGGTTGTGGAGCCGGCCGGCAGCCTTGGCAGCACCGTTAAGGGGCTGGTGGGCACGGCGGTTATTCTGGACGATGATGGCGGCGGCAAACGCCCGGTGCTATCGGTTTCGGCAACAGATGCCGTCGAAAGCATCGGGGCTGGTTTCGGCGGTACTGTGGTTTTCACCCTGACCTTGTCCAAACCTTCCTCCCAGGCAGTGACAGTGGATTACAATTCGGCAGCCGGATCAGCGACCGAAGGCGTCGACTACCCGGCATTTGCCGACACACTGATCTTTGCCCCTGGTGAAACCTCAAAGACCGTCGGTGTGCGGGTGCGGCATGATAGCGAAATCGAAAGCGACGAGAGTTTCGGCATTGAACTTTCCGGACTTGAGGACGCGGTTTTCGCAGGTGGCAGCCGGGTGCTGCACAGCGATGCCTTTATCCTCGACGATGATGGCGTAAATCTGGACCGCAGCATTCAGGTAACCGCGACCGAGGCTGAGGAGCCCTCTCAAGGCGGCCGGTTTGCAGTCTTTGAAGTGACCCTGTCCGACCCCTTCAGCAGCACTGAGAAAATCCGCTATACCACCAAGGACAACAAGGCCAAAGCCGGGCAAGATTACGTGGAAACCAAAGGGGCGTTAACCTTTGCGCCCGGCCAGACCAAGGCCGCGGTGAACGTGGAGCTGCTGCCAGATTACCTGGCCGAAGGGGCCGAGGCCTTCTCGCTGGTGCTGAAGCAAGGCAGCTTTCCAGCCGGATTGAACGTGACCAGCAGCATCACCGCCGCCAAGGCCCGGATCCTTGACGATGACATCAGGGGCACAGGCAGAAAGGACGAAATCGACGGAACTGGCGGGCCGGAGGGAATTTTTGGCCGCGGCGGATCCGACAAATTGAATGGCCGCGGCGGCGCTGACTGGCTGGACGGCGGCACAGGCAATGACACGCTGACCGGCGGCAGCGGCGGCGATACGCTGCTGGGCAAATCCGGGAACGACAGGTTGCATGGCGGTAAAGGCGGCGACAGTCTGACCGGGGGCAAAGGCGCTGATCATCTTACCGGCGGCAAGGGAGCGGATGTCTTTGTCTTTTACAGCGGAGATTCCGGTACCGGGCCAAACAAACGCGACACGGTCACCGATTTCAGTCGCAAGCAGGGCGATAAGGCCGATCTCAGCGAAATCGACGGCGACCGCGATGCACCCGGTGTTCAGGACCTGATGTGGATTGGCCGGGATGCGGAATTCTCAGGCGCTGGCGAAGTCAGCTTCGATACCGCCCGGTCGCTTTTGGAAATCAATCTGGACGGGGACCCGGCTGCTGAGATGCGAATTGATTTTGATGGCCTGGACGTATTCGGCGCGCGGGATCTGATATTCTGA